CTCAGTAGATATATGTCAAATCCTGGATCTGTGCATTGGGAAGCTCTGAAATGGCTACTGAGATATCTCAAACATACTGCAAGATATGGATTGTGTTATTCTAAGTGTAAAGATGGTGTTTCTTTAACTGGTTTTGTGGATTCTAACTATGCTAATGACAGGGATAAGAGGAAGTCAACTACCTCCTATGTGTTTACTGTTTGCAGCTCTTGtatcagttggaagtctcaaTTGCAGCATATAGTGGCATTGTCCACTACAGAGTCAGAGTACATTGCTATCACAGAAGCAATGAAAGAAGCAGTTTGGTTAAAGGGAGTTCTCACTGAGCTCAATTTTCTGAAGCTATCTCCCTCTGTGTTTTCTGATTCTCAGTCTGCAATACAGTTATGTAAAAACCCTGTCTTTCATGATAGAACTAAACATATTGATGTAAGGTTCCATTACATTAGGGACATAgtagaaaaaggtgaagttTTTCTGCATAAGGTGCACACTGATAAAAACCCTGCTGATATGGGTACAAAACCTTTGCCTGCTGAAAAActtattttctgcattaaaTTCCTGCATTTTGATTTAGGATAGTTGCATGTCCCGGGGATAAAAAGACCTCAGTCATCCTACCTTCCTTGGTAAAGCTGGTATGAGGACTGAGGCAAGAAGCCCTCCTAGACTAATGGGTTTAGTCCCTCTGGTGTCTGGAGGCAGTTTGGTGGTTCCCAAAAAGCCAGTGGACTTTGTCCTTTGGGGCTGAGGGGGCTGCCATATAGGCTGTGATGAATTAAACCTTAGCCGGTTGATACTAGCTGGTTTCACAGAATGgaagtccaaggtggagtatgttgaATATTGGTGGACTTCATTTGGGCCTGGTTTATTTGTAGCCCATGTGTATCTTAATTGGGCCTGACCCAATTCACTCACCTCTCACTCCTGGATGCCGCCACGTGCCCCTCTCACTCGGATCCTTGTCTCCAGCCGTTGGATCCAGGTTTGTGTTTGTTATGAGAGTGAGACCCTTGGTCTTTCTCAATTAATTCTCAtattctcactctctctctactctcagACGCTCTCTCTCTGTTCTCTCGCTCCCTCTCTTCTGTTCTTCTTCTCCGACGGTTCTCCGCCGGATTTCTGATGCTCTCTCACGGTTGAAAGTGTAGAGGAGCTTGCTACAGTAACTAGGGAGGCAACTGCTTCGGTTGCTGAGTAGTTGGTGAACTAGGGTTTTGTTTTGGAGCGTGTTCTGTGAGGTTTTGTTTCTTGAACGGTTAGATCTGGTGTTTAGGGGTTGTGTTGGCCTGGAATCGGGAGTGTGAGGTGATTCACCGGTTGATTCGGCGGTACTCCTTTGGATCTGAGTTCTGGAGAATAGGCTGTATCATCGGCGGGTGTCTGAGCCGTTGATTGTTGTTTCTTTCATGTGTACTTAAGTTCTCTTGTCTATTTGTGACAGATCTGAGAAGATCTGTTTTCTTGTGTTACTGACTCGTTTACTTAGTGTACAGGTTGAAGGAGCTGGAGATAGGAAGCTATCGTGAACATGTGTAATAGATAGCTTACTTTTCTGTAATCTGTATTTGAGATTGGTTGTAATCTTGAATGTAttatcagtcgcttggttggagtttgactgagctccctattcaagaataaagaggtcttggtaattagtgaacctgatctagtctgatccctacaaaacacaacactaaCAAACTGAATCTCAAACTCCCTCACAACATAGAGTCAGTCCTAGCAGTCAACCTCCTAAAAAAGTTGCTCGGAACCGAAGGCAGCTTGCTCCTAAACCTTGGATGCCTCATCACATACAATCCCCCCGCCAGCACCACCACCCTCACCGGCGTCACGTAAAGCACCACCGCCGCACACAGGCAGAACACCAGAAACAAGCTCGTCGCCCTCGGATCCCTCCACCTCAGCACCGAATGCAGCCTCTCCCCCTGCGTCGCCACGTCCCCCACCACCGTCTGTATCCTCCCCGCCACGCTCCTCAGCCTGTCGTACCTCATCCGCACCACCTCCCCCTGCCTCGACGTCGGGAACGTGACAAACTCCTATTTTTTTAGTTCACtcttttgattttctttttatgCTATTTCCACTCTATAAATACCCTATTTTCACCTCATTTCATCAATCCTTCACTTCAATCTCTTCTCACCTCATTTATCTCTTTCTAGAAAGCAAAAAAATGAATCCAAGTGGTTTCCAACAAATCCTAACGGAACTCCGATGTTCCCGACGATTCCTTCTTCGGTGGTCCTTCCTTggagtaacttttttttattgaatttagtATGTTTTGTATTGGCTTTAATGTAtgttatttgttattttatttcacATGATaagacaatttttttaaaaaatgaaattcccTTCATGGGTTTGAATCAAACCGTTTCatggtattttcgtccaaaaaaaatttGACACAATAAAAAACGGTATTGTATCGAAGTTAATTGACCTCAGGAGATATTTTCtattcggcacgggttttaagaaatgttaagaaaagtgagtggaaaaaagttagtggaatatgggtcccacttgtatatattagttttacatGATATGGGAGtgaaatgagttggtggaatgtggggcctttttaccatttatggtaattatgaactgagactcctattcgcggacggaccaaaatagaaaaacgggactcctattcgcggacggagggagtacttaataACTAAACTTTCGTTTATTTAATCATATAGAGTGGCACAAAATGAGTATAGAAAATGTTCATTAATTCTATGGGCTCAATGCTCATAGTTAGAGCATCTATAAGGGGAGAAGGTATATAGaaaagatatactccctccgtccgcgaataggagttccatttttccattttggtcctccgCGAATAGGTGTCCCTgttcataattaccataaatggttaaaagacctcatattccaccaactcatttcactcgcatatcatttaaaactaatatatacaagtgggacccatattccactaactttttttcactcacttttcttaacatttcttaaaacctgtgccggatagtaatgggactcctattcgcggacggagggagtattacttatttaccttcttaaaaaatgaaatatacccttttaaaaagtaacacattccaaaggaaaaggtatatagaaaggtaaattatgttttaaaaataaaataatagtacaaaatgcattaaaaaatataaagtgtaataccttctcaaatacatttCCCATTGGAGAAgggtttttcatgaaaagaaggcaaatatgatagttataagattttacatCTCCATTGATggggaggtaaagatacctcttcaaaatgggTAATACCTTCTTAAATACCTCTCccattggagaatgattttttatgaaaaaaaaggtaaatatagtAGTCATACCagtttacctctccatttatcTCTCCCCTTGAAGATGCTCTTAGTTGTTATAACAGATGAAGTTATTTTTTGAATGCATATTATGTTTATCTTCATATTCATTTTGAAAGCAATTTTTGTGCAGGTGAACAATGCAGGCATACTAGGAGCAGAACTGGAGGGAGATGTTTCAATTCTTCAAGAGCTAGTACAAGCAAATGCTGCTACAGTATTTGCTAACTCAGAGGTTGAGACGCCGCTGCAGCTGAAAGCGAAAGGAACTATGATCCAGACATACGAGGCTGCACAAAAGTGCATACACACAAACTACTACGGTGTAAAGAGAGTGACAGAAGCCCTCATTCCTCTCCTCCGACTATCTGATTCACCAACTATCATCAATGTCTCCTCCATCTTAGGCCACCTTCGCCTCTTGAGGAACGAGCGCGCAAAAGCTGTGCTGAGCAACGAGGCCGGCCTGACTGAAGAGGCCGTGGATGGGGTGGTGCGAGAATTCCTCAAAGACTTCAAAGAGGGGAGATTGGAAGAGAGCAAGTGGCCGAGTCACGGTGCGGCCTATAAAGTGTCTAAAGCGGCTTTGAATGGATACACAAAAGTGTTGGCTAAGAAGCACGCTGATTTCGTCATCAACAGCCTCTGCCCTGGCTTTGCGAGAACGGATATTACTAGCAATCTCGGTGCCATCAGCGCCGAGGAGGCCGGTGGGAGGGTGGTTAAGGTGGCGCTGCTGCCTCGTGGATGGCCGACGGGGGGCTACTTTATTGACAAGGATGTGTATGGTATTGTTACTTAAAGGAATTCTTGGGATCACCACTATAGTATATAATTCCATATGCCTTTTCCTGTAAAAGAAGTAGCATATGTTTATGTTCAAGAATTACTATATTAATGTTATAATTTTTACTTATACGTGTGGGCGGATGGACACTACATAACCGCTGTGTTTTATTTACTAGTTTCTTCTTCATAGAACAAGAAAAACACATGAATAATCAAACACAATTATCGAGTttcttaaattcaaaatttattatcGATTATTAATCAAAACGgacaataaaataatgaaacGTAGCTATTTATAAGTGGTTTAAAATCCTAATAAAGGAATTACTCTCTCATTGCAGAATTAAATGCTCCCATCACTTTTCCTCTCCATTAATTTGaagaaatataaataagaaaaattaatatagtgtgaatcctatttttatatactatatctacattcataaaattaattactcTCTCAGttcaaataaatatgaaatgtttGTTTTTCGGTActagattttatatagtgttgttttgtgagttaatgagagagtaaagtaagagaatgaaaaaaagtagagatgatgatgttttcattttagaaaacatttcattttaacgcgacaacccaaaaagaaaaatgtctcatttttaaTGGGAGAAGAAGAGTATAGTACTTTTTAGCCGTCAACTAAAATTAGtactaacatttttttatttaatgagttTGGTCTCTTTTTTCACTAACAGCTACTCCGTATACTTAAAATTCATGTCACCAAGCTATTTTTAACGGGGAGGTAATAGATAGTAATAGTAGTTTTATAGTTAAACATAAATAGAATAAActagaatttattaaaaataacaaaaatgtaAATAGGAAGATTTAATTATGGACATTTAAAATgacaatataaaatatttaatggcGAACTGAATTAGTTagttagggcacccgcaacgcgtctcgcgggtgTCCCTTATCTCGttcctccgagacgagacggtcgcgggacgcgttgcagcgtctcgtctcgtccccagcccgctgAGACGCCCATCCCACCGAGACGGCGCGCAAGCTGTCTCTCCACGCGCtcccgcgacgtggcgcgctcccgcgctatgcgtgacgcccactcgccgacccgcgagtgagcgtcgtcacgctgatgcaataaataattttttttaaaatcaaattttataaaaaaattaaaaaattaaaaacggccATATGACAGTTCAACggtaatttcaaatttttttatttttttcttttttattttataaatactcctcattcacacacacaaacacacatctattcttttcaaatcatctctctttcctcttcaattttcatctcaaatcatctcttttattcttctaccaaagttaatccattcatggatccatttgagcaaatgcgtcgaataatagaagaatcacttgaagaagatcgacgtagggaggcggaggaagctgCGTCGCCCCAAAgacgatcccggacttacatccatcgtaaccgggaggaagccgccgcaaggttagtacgcggcTACTTCTTtgataacccggtatggggagatacctacttccgtaaTGCGGCAActgttatttctccacatcgcaaatacattggcagcccgggaagagttcttccaagaaaggttcgacgccgtcggccgtcccagccacacgacgctgcagaaatgtactgcaacaatccgttagcttgcgactggacaaacggcggatttggcatgcgtacttcggggtccccggatcgaacaacgacgtcaacgtgctcaaccaatccgaacTCTTCGCCAatgttttggatggtaaagcgtcggccatcaacttcaacgtgctcaaccaatccgaactctttcctccttgttataggagttgatttgtaatttcctccttcatatatatgatatatatatatatatgaagttaatttaaaaaaaaaaaaaaaacttcatcgctaacaaccgacggtataaaatggggtactatcttgccgacggcatctacccgaagttgccaaccttcgtgaagacgttcaacaggccggtgaacgaaaagcagactctttttgcgcagaagcaggaggctgttcgcaaggatgtggagagggtgTTCGGGGTTTTCCAAGCGcacttcaacattatcaaagccacggctcgtacgtggttcatggagagtatggtcgacatcatgtatacgtgcataatcttgcacaacatgattgtcgctgACGAAGGActtgaggcgggaaattggttcgacccagaaacccccggaagctctaccgcaagtagttcgcctcgcagtggagtgcatccgtctttgcaagatcggttgtctattcgggcaaggacacgtgattctaccgcccacgctcAACTctaagatgatctaatggagcacatttgggcaaaatttggcaaccggtagATGCACATGatctttcttctgcttctttgcgctttgagattttgaatttagagaaagcggaagaaattaaattatgtatttttaaattttttaggatttttaattatgttttttaaattttttttaagaattttaagttgtaattttattttatttaatgaagtgtgtttttattaattgaatttgttggaaataaaaaaaatgaaattgaatgaatagttaagggatgagataagaggcggataagagatggagggttgcaggttctgtctcttagttaagagatggagtgaaagtaccgtggggcccatgaatagttaagggatgagacggttaagagacatataagagacagcgttgcagatggccttaGCTAGCCTCCAACATACTGTTCGCATCTTAATCATGAccattgaaaattttgaattaattagaCCATCTCCAAGGTACACTAAAACCTAAAATGAGATAGATAATTAGTTCGAATAGTACTCCAAAATCAATCTCATTTTTGGATGTTTGAAAAAAATTACCTATctttaggtttacactaaactcaaactcaaaagcttttcaaattttgtgagtaaaaagggataatatagagaatattcttttaagtttggATTTTGTGTAAATCattggagtaaaatcatatttgatgtgacATTCACACTAAAACATGtttgaatttagtgtaaattGTTGGAGATACTCTTATAATAATAGATTATCAACTTAGAAATTGTATATTAAATGCTAAATCGTGATGTAAATATaggaaagaaaatgaaataggaGTACATGTCTACAAGTTATACATCAATTAAGAACAGTACGTACGTAACATGTTGTGATTGGTTCGCGATTCGACTTTTTGTGAATTTTGTTTAGACACGAATGTTACTTGATTCCAAGTTCAACACATGCAATAACTTCACTATATGACTTGTTGCTTTGTTGAAGTTCGAAGACTTGGGATCACCATTATAGATTTATAGTAAGGGCACATATTGGAAGAAcacttgtaatttgtaatttttgttttctttgttgggGCTCATCACCCTAGTATTTATACTGATATTTAATACTCACCAAAGTACTCTACTACAATGAATGGTGGGCGGCtgatttattctttttttaacaCATTATAGATTTATAGTAAGGGCACTTATAGTAGCGCCTAAAAACCGAATTAGTGGATTTATCAGCGCTATTGCAGCCATCCGCCCTAAAAAACATTGTGGCAGCCGACCTAGGGATTGGCGGTCATCTTGGCTCCGCGATTTCCTCGACTCCGATTGGCGCTATTGCGGCGGGTTCTGCCGATTTTCCTGCACCgtcattttgattttttatagtattttcactctataaatactctgtTTTTCACCTCATTTCATCACTCCTTCAGTCCAGTCTCTTCTCATCTCATTTACATCTCTTTCTAGAAAGCATAAAGTGAATACTGGTGGTTTCCAACATATCCCGACGAAACTCCGATGCTCCTTGGCGGTTCCTTCTCTAGTGATCCTTCCTTTGTAACTTTTTCCTATTAAATTAAGTATGTTTTGGTGTTCTCtttaatttatgttattttgctattttattttatttgataacacaacaaaaaattaaaaaattaaaatggtgGTGAAATGCCATTCATGGCATTGAGCGTATTTTTGTCTAGAAAAAGTTCAAAACAGTGAAAACGTAGCGTAAACGATATTAATCGAAGTTAATGGACCTCGAAAGCCAAAATTAATATTCTCTATAGGTCACTAGATTATATAGGTTCCCACTATACTTAAAGAGTTTTTGCGAGCTATGCCTAATCTCTTGAATGTAGTCAGCTATGCAATGCCTCACCCATTTCCTTTAACTACATGTGTTGATCCACAtagcaaaaaaacaaaatatcatcGATCAATGGCGGAGGCAGCAGCTAGGTATGCATTAGTTACCGGTGGGAACAAAGGAATCGGATTGGAGATCAGTAAGCAGTTAGCTTCCAAAGGAATTGTGGTGATTTTAACTTCAAGGGATGAGAAGAGAGGCCTTGAAGCACTGCAATCCCTCAAGGACTCTGGCCTCTCTGATTATGTGATTTTTCATCAACTCGATGTTGTCGATTCTGCAAGCATCGCTGCTGCTGCCCAATTCCTCACCACGAAATATGGGAGGCTTGACATTCTGGTATCATTTCATTGTATCAATATATCTAATCATATTCATTTTGAAAGCAATTTTTGTGCAGGTGAACAATGCAGGCATACTAGGAGCAGGACTGGATAATGTTTCAAATGTTCAACTTCAAGAGGTGGTAGAAGCAACTGCTGCTGCACTCTTTGCTAACTCAAAGGCTGAGACGTCGATGAAAGCAAGTGGAACCATGATCCAGACATACGAGGCTGCAGAAGATTGCGTGCGGACAAACTTCCACGGTGTAAAGAGAGTGACAGAAGCCTTCATTCCTCTCCTCCAATTATCTGCTTCACCAACTATTGTCAATGTCTCCTCCATAGGTGGCCACCTTAACCACTTGCGGAACGAGCGCGCAAAAGCTGTGTTGAGCAACGAGGTGGGGCTGACAGAAGAGAGCATTGATGAGGTGGTGCGAGAATTCCTCATTGATTTCAAAGAGGGGAGATTGGAGGAGAACAAGTGGCTGACTCATATTGGTGCGGCCTAT
This genomic interval from Salvia splendens isolate huo1 chromosome 13, SspV2, whole genome shotgun sequence contains the following:
- the LOC121760371 gene encoding (-)-isopiperitenone reductase-like, which produces MIVIRFYISIDGEVNNAGILGAELEGDVSILQELVQANAATVFANSEVETPLQLKAKGTMIQTYEAAQKCIHTNYYGVKRVTEALIPLLRLSDSPTIINVSSILGHLRLLRNERAKAVLSNEAGLTEEAVDGVVREFLKDFKEGRLEESKWPSHGAAYKVSKAALNGYTKVLAKKHADFVINSLCPGFARTDITSNLGAISAEEAGGRVVKVALLPRGWPTGGYFIDKDVYGIVT
- the LOC121762038 gene encoding (-)-isopiperitenone reductase-like: MPNLLNVVSYAMPHPFPLTTCVDPHSKKTKYHRSMAEAAARYALVTGGNKGIGLEISKQLASKGIVVILTSRDEKRGLEALQSLKDSGLSDYVIFHQLDVVDSASIAAAAQFLTTKYGRLDILVNNAGILGAGLDNVSNVQLQEVVEATAAALFANSKAETSMKASGTMIQTYEAAEDCVRTNFHGVKRVTEAFIPLLQLSASPTIVNVSSIGGHLNHLRNERAKAVLSNEVGLTEESIDEVVREFLIDFKEGRLEENKWLTHIGAAYQVSKAALNAYTKVLAKKHTDFIINSLCPGFARTDLSGHLGAISAEEAAQKVVRVALLPRGGPSGAFFYDKDVYGVAT